The following proteins are encoded in a genomic region of Spirosoma sp. SC4-14:
- a CDS encoding TonB family protein has protein sequence MNALDYFLKANLYGLLFASCYWLLLRKHTFLTLNRSYLLASVLLTLLLPLMSLPTQTVDTLSMPVGIIALPTTTVVASAETEVDWEQLAAIIYATIALGLFIRLIVQINRVAQLIRQLPWKPYGNYVLVEAYDAKTPTFSFFNYIVLNPADTNNSLVLKHELVHVKQRHSIDVMVVSALKALFWACPTLWLIDRMLRQVHEFIADLESNPPSGYAQFLVDYSLGVQPVSIANGFFKPSLLRQRIQMLHRSATTRWALGKYTLVLPLALLLLAMTTDQQQLATVVDRVTGEAITVSGQVTNKIDKRPLPGATVLIAGTEKGASTDSQGRFILKNVPKDAALVVSFVGFATQAVDVEARSKINIALAVASPNELPKMGATAMYKRIKPNLAMPVRVPPSSETINGTVYTAVEEPAVFPTGVPGLMQYIAHALHYPATARTAGVQGVVFVEFMVLPTGRVGSATVKKGIGSGCDEEALRVVRQMPKWIPAKQQGRNVSSLYQLPIEFALEKKARETGSLHKGDTLPNADNYGAFMNSVRRPVSTVTVINGRGPLGPLGEKPLYIVDEVEVTGEATDSINPNTIESVEVLKDAAAIAQYGEKGKYGVIIIKTKPKTK, from the coding sequence ATGAATGCACTCGACTATTTTCTGAAAGCGAATCTGTATGGACTTTTGTTTGCGAGCTGCTACTGGCTGTTACTGCGCAAACATACGTTTCTGACGCTTAACCGGAGCTATTTACTAGCGTCGGTTCTTCTAACCTTGCTTTTGCCGTTAATGAGCTTGCCCACACAAACGGTCGATACGTTGTCGATGCCGGTTGGCATTATAGCATTACCGACTACTACAGTTGTTGCGTCGGCCGAAACCGAAGTCGACTGGGAACAACTAGCCGCGATCATTTATGCAACGATTGCCCTGGGTCTGTTCATTCGACTAATTGTTCAGATCAACCGTGTAGCACAATTGATTCGGCAATTGCCCTGGAAGCCATACGGCAATTATGTTTTGGTCGAAGCCTATGATGCCAAAACGCCCACATTTTCTTTTTTTAATTATATCGTTCTTAATCCTGCCGACACTAATAACAGCCTTGTGCTGAAACATGAGTTGGTTCATGTGAAGCAACGGCATAGCATCGACGTAATGGTGGTATCGGCACTAAAAGCGCTGTTCTGGGCGTGTCCGACTCTGTGGCTAATCGACCGTATGCTGCGTCAGGTACATGAGTTTATTGCTGATCTGGAAAGCAATCCTCCTTCGGGCTATGCCCAGTTTCTGGTTGACTATAGTTTAGGCGTTCAGCCGGTTTCCATTGCGAACGGTTTCTTTAAGCCATCGCTACTCCGGCAACGAATCCAGATGCTGCACAGAAGTGCAACCACACGTTGGGCATTAGGCAAATACACGCTGGTTTTACCACTAGCCTTACTGCTATTGGCCATGACCACTGATCAGCAGCAATTGGCAACGGTTGTTGACCGGGTGACGGGCGAAGCGATTACCGTTTCGGGGCAGGTAACCAATAAAATTGATAAAAGACCGCTGCCTGGAGCTACTGTGCTCATTGCCGGTACAGAGAAGGGAGCCTCAACGGATAGCCAGGGCCGTTTCATACTGAAAAATGTACCTAAAGACGCTGCGCTGGTTGTAAGCTTTGTGGGTTTCGCAACACAGGCCGTGGATGTAGAAGCGCGTTCGAAAATTAATATTGCTCTAGCCGTTGCCAGCCCTAATGAGTTGCCTAAAATGGGTGCGACGGCCATGTATAAACGTATTAAGCCCAATTTGGCTATGCCGGTTCGGGTGCCGCCATCGTCCGAAACTATTAATGGAACGGTGTATACGGCTGTTGAAGAACCGGCTGTTTTTCCGACGGGCGTACCGGGGCTGATGCAATACATAGCTCATGCGCTGCATTATCCGGCCACGGCCCGTACGGCTGGCGTTCAGGGTGTCGTATTTGTTGAGTTTATGGTGCTACCGACGGGCCGTGTTGGTTCGGCAACGGTGAAAAAAGGCATTGGCAGTGGCTGCGATGAGGAGGCATTGCGAGTAGTTCGGCAGATGCCCAAATGGATTCCGGCTAAACAGCAGGGCAGAAACGTATCGAGTCTCTACCAGCTACCTATTGAATTTGCTCTCGAAAAAAAAGCTAGAGAAACGGGCTCACTTCATAAGGGCGATACCCTGCCGAATGCTGATAACTACGGTGCTTTTATGAATTCGGTCCGAAGACCGGTGAGCACTGTAACAGTGATTAATGGAAGAGGCCCACTAGGTCCGCTAGGCGAAAAACCACTATATATCGTCGATGAGGTAGAAGTTACTGGCGAGGCAACGGATTCTATTAATCCGAATACCATTGAAAGCGTCGAAGTGTTAAAAGATGCGGCTGCAATCGCTCAGTATGGTGAGAAAGGAAAGTATGGAGTCATTATTATCAAAACAAAGCCTAAGACAAAATGA
- a CDS encoding BlaI/MecI/CopY family transcriptional regulator: MQLRELTKAEEEIMRVLWKLQKGFVKDVLAELPEPKPAYNTVSTIIRILEKKELVGYTAYGKTHEYYPLISEEQYRRFQTEQLMVNYFDNSLKKLVSFFVQDKNISLSEANDIIKLLNQKKDQ, translated from the coding sequence ATGCAGCTACGTGAACTGACAAAAGCCGAAGAAGAAATTATGCGGGTCTTATGGAAGCTTCAGAAAGGCTTTGTAAAAGATGTTCTGGCAGAGCTGCCGGAGCCGAAACCAGCCTACAATACTGTTTCGACGATTATTCGGATTCTGGAGAAAAAAGAACTGGTAGGCTATACAGCCTACGGCAAAACGCACGAATACTATCCACTCATTTCGGAAGAACAGTATCGGCGTTTTCAGACCGAACAACTAATGGTGAATTATTTCGATAATTCGCTTAAAAAGCTGGTGTCGTTTTTCGTGCAGGATAAAAACATTAGCCTCTCCGAAGCCAACGACATCATAAAGCTCCTAAACCAGAAGAAAGACCAATGA
- a CDS encoding sensor histidine kinase gives MDSGFVIAVGTAVLLVMALFIILFVAYYQQKQARQQLALSELQERHRRELMTATFRGQEEERRRLAEDLHDGIGTMLSVTKMSLNQLERQLDEDNIRASLQIQKTRTMIDETMTNVRRISRDLVPTTLERFGLLAALEELADRANDGELDVQLDCPESMSQLPSSINLMLYRIAQELVNNAIRHARAHHITIQIACHTDNVRLSVLDDGVGFDFDAVTENERGGLGLRNIESRLSVVNGHATFDVAPGRGSQIHIQIRLQNPQPATLLS, from the coding sequence ATGGACTCTGGCTTTGTTATAGCTGTTGGTACGGCCGTACTGTTGGTGATGGCTCTGTTCATCATCCTCTTTGTGGCCTATTATCAGCAAAAACAGGCCAGACAACAACTGGCTCTGAGCGAATTGCAGGAGCGTCATCGGCGTGAACTGATGACGGCTACGTTTCGCGGGCAGGAAGAAGAACGCCGACGTCTGGCCGAAGATCTTCACGACGGCATTGGCACCATGCTTTCGGTAACCAAGATGAGCCTCAATCAACTGGAAAGACAATTAGATGAGGACAACATCCGGGCCAGCCTTCAGATTCAGAAGACACGCACCATGATCGACGAGACCATGACTAACGTTCGGCGCATCAGCCGCGATCTGGTACCAACCACCCTCGAACGTTTTGGTTTACTGGCCGCCCTCGAAGAACTCGCCGACCGGGCAAATGATGGCGAACTGGACGTGCAGCTAGATTGCCCGGAAAGCATGAGCCAGTTACCCTCTTCAATCAATCTGATGCTATACCGGATTGCGCAGGAACTGGTCAATAATGCAATTCGCCACGCACGGGCTCATCATATCACAATTCAGATAGCCTGCCATACCGACAATGTTCGTTTGTCGGTATTGGATGATGGGGTGGGCTTCGATTTCGACGCCGTTACGGAAAACGAGCGCGGTGGCCTGGGACTACGAAATATTGAAAGTCGGCTCAGTGTTGTTAACGGACACGCCACGTTTGATGTAGCCCCCGGACGAGGCTCCCAAATTCACATACAAATACGTCTACAGAATCCGCAACCCGCTACTTTATTAAGTTGA
- a CDS encoding response regulator transcription factor, producing MRKIKLALCDDHTLFRVGMSTILGQIHDFELILEAGNGQELIERISRKTPDVVLLDLQMPVMDGTATADFLREHYPLIKIVVLTMHDEDRMVLHLLEKGVSGYLLKDAEAGEVEKAIRKVMDEGVYLNEFVSKAMLRKMTNKTTVAKPVNAFYNSKILLSEREKEVLRLICEGLSTNEISEKIFLSPRTVEGHRLRILEKTGTKNTAGMVAYAFKNSLV from the coding sequence ATGCGTAAAATCAAACTGGCACTCTGCGATGACCATACGTTGTTTCGGGTCGGAATGTCCACTATTTTAGGGCAGATACACGATTTTGAGCTGATTCTTGAAGCAGGTAATGGGCAGGAGCTTATCGAAAGAATTTCTCGCAAAACGCCCGATGTTGTCCTACTGGATCTGCAAATGCCAGTAATGGACGGTACAGCTACTGCCGATTTTTTACGCGAACACTATCCGCTAATTAAGATTGTTGTCCTTACCATGCACGACGAAGACCGTATGGTATTACACTTGCTCGAAAAGGGCGTTAGTGGCTACCTGCTGAAAGATGCAGAAGCGGGCGAAGTTGAGAAAGCGATCCGAAAAGTAATGGACGAAGGCGTTTATCTGAACGAGTTTGTTTCGAAAGCAATGCTCCGCAAAATGACCAACAAAACCACCGTCGCTAAACCAGTCAACGCGTTCTACAACAGTAAGATTCTGCTCTCCGAACGCGAAAAAGAAGTTTTACGGCTCATTTGCGAAGGGTTATCGACCAACGAGATTAGCGAAAAAATATTTCTCAGTCCCCGAACCGTTGAAGGTCATCGGCTACGCATTCTCGAAAAAACTGGCACCAAAAATACCGCGGGCATGGTAGCCTATGCCTTTAAGAATAGCCTCGTTTAA
- a CDS encoding SDR family oxidoreductase: MNLDLTEKTALVGGSTQGIGRASAVELALLGANVVLIARNEEALKATVAELDTSKGQTHRYLVADFSQPGAVSTAIAGYLAEYPDLHILVNNTGGPAGGALIDAKPEEFVQTFHNHLLNNQALVQAVVPAMKRAGYGRIVNIISTSVKQPIVGLGVSNTIRGAVAQWAKTLSLEIARFGITVNNVLPGYTRTARLESVLGMRSKASGKTEEEVSAQMESEIPTGRFATAEEVAAAVAFLCTPAAASINGINVPVDGGKTGSL; the protein is encoded by the coding sequence ATGAATCTCGATTTAACCGAAAAAACTGCGCTTGTAGGTGGTAGCACACAAGGGATTGGCCGGGCCTCGGCTGTTGAACTGGCATTGCTGGGAGCAAACGTTGTGCTGATTGCCCGAAATGAAGAGGCTCTCAAAGCTACCGTTGCAGAACTGGATACCTCAAAAGGACAAACGCACCGCTATCTGGTTGCCGATTTTAGCCAGCCGGGTGCCGTGTCGACAGCCATTGCGGGCTACCTGGCAGAATACCCTGATCTGCATATACTGGTCAATAACACGGGCGGCCCTGCTGGGGGGGCGCTGATCGATGCGAAGCCAGAAGAGTTTGTTCAGACCTTTCACAATCATTTATTGAACAATCAGGCATTAGTGCAGGCAGTTGTACCCGCCATGAAACGCGCAGGCTATGGCCGGATTGTAAATATTATTTCGACTTCGGTTAAACAGCCAATTGTTGGGTTGGGCGTTTCCAACACCATTCGGGGCGCGGTGGCACAGTGGGCCAAAACGCTATCGCTGGAGATTGCCCGTTTTGGCATTACAGTCAATAATGTACTGCCCGGCTATACGCGCACGGCCCGGCTGGAGTCGGTGCTGGGAATGCGTTCGAAAGCATCCGGGAAAACCGAAGAAGAGGTTTCGGCTCAGATGGAAAGCGAAATTCCGACAGGGCGTTTTGCTACGGCTGAGGAAGTAGCGGCTGCTGTTGCGTTTTTGTGTACACCCGCTGCGGCATCCATCAATGGAATCAATGTGCCAGTAGATGGCGGAAAAACGGGGAGTCTTTGA
- a CDS encoding DUF547 domain-containing protein: protein MKYAAIKGMVISTTSFLLIALSAFTLPRPEVTDLVPLTTAPIDHSLFERLLKKYVNDKGLVNYKAFKADEKELKKYLDMVSSNPPTDKWSKNDQMAYWINAYNAFTIQLILKHYPVASIKDIGSKIQIPFVTTPWASKFFKIGGEEMSLDNIEHGTLRKKFDEPRIHFALVCAARSCPRLRNEAYEGSKLIAQLDDQGTDFLNNPAKNAITPQKASLSKYFDWYKSDWKEHNKSVEYWVNQYSKTKINKDTQISFLDYNWALNEQ from the coding sequence ATGAAATACGCCGCTATAAAAGGAATGGTGATAAGCACAACGAGCTTTTTGTTAATAGCTCTTTCGGCATTTACCCTGCCCCGCCCCGAAGTAACCGATCTAGTACCGCTCACTACAGCACCAATTGACCATAGCCTTTTCGAGCGGCTGCTGAAAAAATACGTCAACGATAAAGGACTGGTCAATTATAAAGCGTTCAAGGCTGATGAGAAAGAATTGAAAAAGTACCTCGATATGGTCAGTAGCAACCCACCAACCGATAAATGGAGCAAAAACGATCAGATGGCGTACTGGATCAATGCCTACAATGCCTTTACCATTCAATTGATTCTGAAACACTATCCGGTAGCCAGCATAAAAGACATTGGCTCCAAAATTCAGATTCCATTTGTAACCACTCCCTGGGCCAGTAAGTTTTTCAAGATTGGTGGCGAAGAAATGAGTCTCGACAATATTGAGCATGGAACACTGCGTAAAAAATTCGACGAACCCCGCATTCACTTTGCACTCGTATGTGCAGCCCGGTCGTGCCCGCGTCTGCGCAACGAAGCATATGAAGGCAGCAAGCTAATTGCTCAACTCGACGATCAGGGAACCGATTTCCTGAATAATCCGGCCAAAAATGCTATCACTCCGCAAAAAGCCAGCCTCTCGAAATATTTTGATTGGTATAAGAGCGATTGGAAAGAGCATAATAAATCGGTGGAATATTGGGTGAATCAATACTCAAAAACCAAAATTAACAAAGACACACAAATCTCTTTTCTGGATTATAACTGGGCACTCAATGAGCAATAA
- a CDS encoding GMC family oxidoreductase yields the protein MSCNLNGKELAMYDVIIIGSGAGGGMAAYQLTQAGANVCLLEAGGYFDPADPKYITQLKWPYESPRRGANTVRAFGDFDAAWGGWQIDGEPYSAQAGTEFHWFRSQMLGGRTNHWGRISLRFGPDDFRRYSLSGIGVDWPIGYDDMKPYYDRVDKLIGVFGTNVGLPNEPDGFFLPPPKPRLHEMLITKAARSIGVPVFPSRLAVLTKPINQERGTCFYCAQCGRACSAYADFSSSSALVIPALKTGKLTLINNAMAREVLTDPQSGLCTGVSYVDKVSLQERTVKGKIVLLAASTCQSARLLLNSKSSRFQQGLANGSGVVGKYLNDSTGSSMSGFVPALMNRKRYNEDGAQSCHIYTPWWLDNKKLDFPRGYHIEYGGGMRMPDAGFMSGIEAYNGRIADTSGKQKEAGGYGAGLKDDYRRYYGAFVSMAGRGEPIPQESNYCEIDPNKVDQYGIPTLRFHYKWSDYEIKQARHMQQTFDEIIHAMGGQRVSPAPGADRNYGLEAPGRIIHEAGTIRMGNDSKTSALNAFQQAHEVKNLFVVDAAAFPSQGDKNLTWTILASSMRTSDYIIDQIKKKAL from the coding sequence ATGTCTTGTAACCTGAATGGCAAAGAGTTAGCCATGTATGATGTAATCATCATTGGCTCCGGAGCGGGCGGAGGCATGGCGGCCTATCAGCTCACCCAAGCCGGTGCCAATGTCTGCCTGCTGGAGGCCGGAGGCTATTTTGATCCCGCTGATCCCAAGTATATTACCCAGCTCAAATGGCCTTACGAATCACCCCGACGAGGAGCCAATACCGTTCGGGCCTTCGGCGATTTCGATGCAGCATGGGGAGGATGGCAAATTGACGGAGAGCCCTATTCGGCGCAGGCAGGCACCGAATTCCACTGGTTTCGCTCACAGATGCTTGGTGGCCGAACTAATCACTGGGGACGCATTTCGTTGCGATTTGGCCCCGATGATTTCCGTCGCTATAGCCTTTCCGGGATTGGTGTCGACTGGCCCATTGGCTACGACGATATGAAACCCTACTACGACCGGGTCGATAAGCTCATTGGTGTGTTTGGCACCAATGTTGGCTTGCCTAATGAGCCTGATGGTTTTTTTCTGCCGCCCCCAAAACCGCGTCTGCACGAAATGCTGATCACCAAAGCAGCTCGCAGCATTGGCGTCCCGGTATTTCCTTCCCGATTGGCAGTATTAACCAAACCCATCAATCAGGAACGGGGAACCTGTTTTTATTGCGCCCAATGCGGTCGGGCCTGCTCGGCTTACGCCGATTTTTCATCGTCGTCGGCACTAGTGATCCCGGCGTTGAAGACCGGTAAACTCACACTTATCAATAATGCGATGGCCCGCGAGGTATTGACCGATCCGCAGAGTGGCCTGTGTACCGGCGTCTCTTATGTCGACAAGGTCAGTTTACAGGAACGAACCGTTAAGGGTAAGATTGTGTTACTGGCGGCCAGTACCTGCCAGTCGGCCCGGCTGTTGCTAAACTCGAAGTCGTCGCGGTTTCAGCAAGGTTTGGCCAATGGCTCAGGCGTGGTCGGAAAGTACCTGAACGATTCAACCGGATCTTCTATGTCGGGCTTCGTACCGGCCCTGATGAACCGCAAACGCTATAACGAAGACGGTGCTCAGAGTTGTCATATTTATACTCCCTGGTGGCTCGACAACAAAAAGCTGGATTTCCCGCGTGGGTACCATATTGAATATGGCGGAGGCATGCGCATGCCCGATGCTGGTTTCATGAGCGGTATTGAAGCCTATAATGGTCGTATTGCCGATACCAGCGGAAAACAGAAAGAAGCCGGTGGGTATGGAGCTGGTTTAAAGGATGATTATCGTCGGTACTACGGCGCTTTTGTGTCGATGGCAGGCCGTGGAGAACCCATACCTCAGGAAAGTAACTATTGCGAAATCGACCCAAACAAAGTTGATCAATATGGTATTCCAACATTGCGATTTCATTACAAATGGTCGGATTATGAGATCAAGCAGGCTCGTCATATGCAGCAGACCTTCGATGAAATTATTCATGCAATGGGCGGGCAGCGGGTTAGTCCGGCTCCGGGTGCCGACCGAAACTACGGTCTGGAAGCGCCCGGCCGGATCATTCACGAAGCAGGAACCATTCGGATGGGGAACGATTCTAAAACCTCTGCTCTCAACGCCTTTCAGCAAGCGCATGAGGTAAAAAATCTGTTTGTCGTCGATGCGGCTGCTTTCCCATCGCAGGGCGATAAAAACCTGACCTGGACCATTCTGGCCTCATCCATGCGTACGTCAGACTATATCATCGATCAAATCAAAAAGAAAGCCTTATGA
- a CDS encoding gluconate 2-dehydrogenase subunit 3 family protein: protein MNRRDILKSIPLTTLGLATAAPPEAPPTGPLPKPAITEFKNGRSPEEQRRDNALQTAKFLTPHELATITLLCDIILPADAHSPSASQVSVPQFIEFMAKDQPDMQTPIRGGLNWLDHECRHRFEKPFTDCTASQRIAVVDDIAYPAKAKPEFSPGVAFFSRLRNLTAAGYFTSKAGIADIGYMGNTPHQWAGPPQDVLDQFGLSFDSDVHYADMS, encoded by the coding sequence ATGAACCGCCGGGACATCCTAAAATCGATTCCACTTACTACACTGGGCTTAGCGACCGCAGCTCCTCCAGAGGCTCCACCAACAGGCCCTCTACCCAAGCCAGCTATAACTGAGTTCAAGAATGGAAGATCGCCCGAGGAACAGCGTAGAGACAATGCCTTGCAAACGGCTAAATTTCTGACGCCCCATGAGCTGGCTACCATTACGTTGCTATGCGATATTATTCTGCCGGCCGATGCCCATTCACCCAGTGCGTCACAGGTAAGCGTACCTCAGTTTATTGAGTTTATGGCAAAAGATCAGCCCGATATGCAGACTCCAATCCGAGGAGGGCTGAACTGGCTGGATCACGAATGTCGTCACCGCTTTGAGAAACCCTTTACCGACTGTACGGCGTCCCAGCGTATTGCCGTAGTCGACGACATTGCTTATCCAGCCAAAGCCAAACCTGAATTTTCGCCGGGGGTAGCGTTCTTTTCGCGCCTGCGTAACCTGACAGCCGCCGGGTATTTCACCAGCAAGGCCGGTATCGCCGATATTGGCTATATGGGCAATACCCCTCACCAGTGGGCTGGGCCTCCGCAGGACGTGCTGGACCAGTTTGGTCTAAGCTTTGACTCAGACGTACACTATGCCGATATGAGTTGA
- a CDS encoding DUF3748 domain-containing protein — MYPPETLTLGWLAFLGLLLAGTPQTMPIETQLTFEAKGHTLNHIQVFSPDDRWIVYDTRNDDTGLGKNSSIELFDVSKGKTYLLYHTTNQTDYGPGAGAVTFSPTEPKVLFLHGLRNADARNPYALTRRTGVLVAVSEPQKPHFLDARCPTPPFVPGALRGGTHAHQWSSDGQRISFTYNDEVIERLSQTNTTVKDLRTVGVLSPIHSVKVHDPNDADCFDGEWFATVIAQVTEHPTVGSDEIEKAFDETWIGHNGYQKADGSRQNRAIAFQGNIRNQENQPITEVFVADLPENLTQAKPGLPLEGTATTRPNPPAGITQRRITFTRHGIEGPRHWLRSLPDGSLIGFLARDASGLIQLFGVSPNGGPIQQLTYQPFSIQTPFNFSPDGKQVAYTADNSIFVSNLATKHFRRLTPRSTAEQRPINAVVWSNKGDKIVYNRYVSTAAGRYVQLFQVTGF; from the coding sequence ATGTATCCTCCTGAAACCCTGACACTTGGCTGGCTGGCTTTTTTAGGGCTTTTGCTGGCTGGCACACCACAAACAATGCCAATTGAAACCCAACTAACTTTCGAAGCGAAAGGTCATACACTTAATCATATTCAGGTTTTTTCGCCCGACGATCGCTGGATTGTCTATGATACCCGCAACGACGATACGGGTTTAGGTAAAAACAGTTCCATTGAGTTGTTCGATGTTAGCAAGGGCAAAACCTACCTGCTTTACCATACCACTAACCAGACTGACTACGGCCCAGGGGCTGGCGCGGTTACCTTTTCGCCCACGGAGCCTAAGGTATTGTTCCTACATGGGTTGCGAAATGCCGATGCCCGCAACCCATATGCCCTAACCCGGCGAACGGGTGTGCTGGTAGCAGTCAGCGAGCCCCAAAAGCCCCATTTTCTGGATGCCCGATGCCCTACTCCCCCTTTTGTTCCGGGTGCTTTACGCGGAGGAACCCATGCGCATCAGTGGAGTTCAGACGGGCAGCGAATCAGTTTTACGTATAATGATGAAGTCATAGAGCGGCTTTCTCAAACCAACACAACCGTAAAAGACCTTCGAACAGTGGGGGTTTTAAGCCCGATTCACTCCGTAAAGGTTCACGACCCAAACGATGCCGACTGTTTCGATGGAGAGTGGTTTGCTACCGTTATCGCCCAGGTAACCGAGCACCCAACGGTAGGTAGCGACGAAATTGAGAAAGCTTTTGATGAAACCTGGATTGGTCATAACGGATACCAGAAAGCGGATGGTAGCAGACAAAATCGAGCCATAGCGTTTCAGGGTAATATTCGCAATCAGGAAAACCAACCCATTACGGAAGTATTCGTCGCTGATTTACCCGAAAACCTGACTCAGGCGAAACCGGGCCTACCCCTGGAAGGCACCGCAACGACCCGCCCCAATCCACCCGCGGGCATTACGCAACGTCGGATAACCTTCACCAGACATGGAATTGAAGGCCCCCGGCACTGGCTACGTAGCCTGCCCGACGGATCTCTCATTGGTTTCCTGGCAAGAGATGCTTCTGGACTGATCCAGCTTTTTGGGGTTTCGCCCAATGGTGGCCCAATTCAGCAACTAACCTACCAACCGTTCTCGATCCAAACTCCATTCAACTTCAGCCCCGATGGGAAACAGGTTGCCTATACGGCCGATAATAGCATTTTCGTGAGCAATTTGGCGACAAAGCACTTCCGCCGTCTTACCCCCCGCTCAACGGCTGAGCAGCGGCCCATAAATGCCGTAGTGTGGTCGAACAAAGGAGACAAAATTGTTTACAATCGCTATGTATCAACTGCTGCCGGACGATATGTGCAGTTATTTCAGGTCACGGGCTTTTAA
- a CDS encoding DASH family cryptochrome, which translates to MPKRILYWFRNDLRLHDNDGFFRAMEAGDEVLPVFVFEPRWFDGLPTLDFRKTGIYRAKFLLESVADLRHSLRARGADLIIRVGHSAKLLAQLAEDSEAEAIYASKEVTQEETNTESDLSKRLKPINIDLELFWNSTLYYPRDLPFWVSRLPNSFSQFRTEVEAKSSVRPPIPTPDHVPFGGGIDAGELPTLETLGFTSEQIQAASQPDPRATIRLEGGETAGLKRLQRYIWEKELIKTYKDTRNGLIGEDYSSKLSAWLSMGCLSPRLIYQEIKRFEAERVQNESTYWLIFELLWRDFFRFVALRYGTRIFKPSGIRLNLNKIWLNDLDLFKKWTQGQTGIPFIDANMRELNATGFMSNRGRQNVSSFLINDLGLNWTWGASYFESLLIDYDPCTNWGNWNYQAGVGNDPREHRYFNIYGQGIRYDQQGAYVKHWLPELANVPAEFIHSVYTLSPDDQARSGVLLGETYPLPIINPNKWTVEEKNR; encoded by the coding sequence ATGCCTAAACGTATTCTGTATTGGTTCCGTAACGACCTGCGCCTACACGATAATGATGGATTTTTCCGAGCGATGGAAGCGGGCGATGAAGTACTTCCTGTTTTTGTCTTTGAACCCCGCTGGTTTGACGGGCTCCCAACCCTCGATTTTCGCAAAACCGGAATCTATCGGGCTAAATTTCTGCTCGAATCCGTTGCCGATTTACGCCATTCGTTACGGGCGAGAGGTGCAGATCTGATTATTCGCGTTGGGCATTCGGCCAAACTACTGGCCCAGCTGGCCGAAGATAGTGAAGCCGAAGCCATTTATGCCAGCAAAGAGGTTACGCAGGAAGAAACCAATACGGAGTCTGATTTAAGCAAACGGCTGAAGCCGATCAATATTGACCTGGAACTCTTCTGGAACTCAACCCTGTATTATCCCCGCGATTTGCCTTTCTGGGTTTCGCGTCTGCCGAATAGTTTCAGCCAATTTCGCACCGAAGTAGAAGCCAAAAGCAGCGTTCGCCCACCCATACCGACGCCCGATCATGTTCCTTTCGGGGGCGGTATCGATGCGGGCGAATTACCCACACTCGAAACTCTTGGCTTTACCAGCGAACAGATTCAGGCTGCCAGCCAGCCCGACCCAAGAGCCACCATCCGCTTGGAAGGTGGCGAAACGGCTGGTCTGAAACGGCTTCAGCGTTACATCTGGGAAAAAGAACTGATTAAAACATACAAAGACACCCGAAACGGCTTAATTGGCGAAGATTATTCATCTAAACTCTCGGCCTGGCTATCAATGGGTTGTTTATCGCCCCGACTCATCTATCAGGAAATAAAACGGTTTGAAGCCGAGCGGGTCCAGAATGAGTCGACCTATTGGCTGATTTTCGAGCTGCTCTGGCGTGACTTTTTCCGGTTTGTGGCCTTACGCTACGGAACAAGAATTTTTAAACCAAGCGGCATTCGCCTGAACCTGAACAAAATTTGGCTCAATGATCTCGATCTATTCAAAAAATGGACTCAGGGCCAGACCGGTATTCCGTTCATCGATGCCAACATGCGCGAGCTAAACGCAACCGGTTTTATGTCGAATCGGGGACGACAAAATGTCAGTAGCTTTCTGATTAACGACCTGGGTCTTAACTGGACCTGGGGAGCCTCATACTTCGAAAGCTTACTGATCGACTACGATCCCTGCACAAACTGGGGCAACTGGAACTACCAGGCAGGGGTCGGCAACGATCCCCGCGAACATCGGTATTTTAATATTTATGGTCAGGGTATTCGCTACGACCAACAGGGAGCGTATGTAAAGCACTGGCTACCCGAGTTGGCAAACGTTCCTGCCGAATTTATTCATTCTGTTTATACTCTCTCGCCCGACGATCAGGCCCGATCGGGCGTTTTATTGGGCGAAACGTATCCTTTACCAATCATCAATCCAAACAAGTGGACGGTAGAGGAAAAAAACCGTTAG